Below is a window of Halolamina sp. CBA1230 DNA.
GGCCGAGTCCACGGACAAGCCCCACCGTCAACGAAGCGAGCGCGTTAGCGCGAGCGAGTAAGGTGGGGTAGTTGACCAAAGACCAGCAAATCCGAGGCCGCAACTGGGAAGAAGCGATAATCCTCGACAGAGAGTCACCACTTGACATCGACTTTGTCGACGGAGCACTCGACACGGTGGGGTGTGAGAGGCCGAGAAGCCGACGTCGAGGTGGCAAGATGACCACTCTGCTAGCCCGACGAACACTCGACATGGTGGGGTGGGGAAGTCGACACCCCAACTTTCGTTCATCGACGATCAACAGGCGCGCTGACCACTAACTACTGTCGTGGGGGACGTTTTTGCCGTCGACGGCCGAAGCGACGTCACCGATGGGGCTATACGACGACCTGCTCGTGGAAGACGGCGTCGAACTCCCGAAGTTCCCCGGCACCCGGAGTCCGACCGAGATCGAGTGGCAGACAAAACAGATCGGCCGCCCGGCGATGCAGCAGTACAAACTCACGTCGACAGGTCGGTTACTGCGTCGCGAACGAGAGTACCGCGAGAAAACTACCGAGGAGAAACAGGAGGAGGCCACCGAGCAGGGGTTCGACTCCTGGGAAGCGTACGTCTCGTTCTGCGAGGATGCGGACGCCCACGACCTCCTCGAGCGAGGGATCGGCGTCGCCGCCCCAGACGAGCAGACCGTCGACGAAGCGTTCTGGCTCGACCACAATATGCACGGCTCGTTCGAGTTTCACGGGACATCCGACGAGGTCGAAGACGGGCTTTACTGGTCGTACGAGGCGCGGTTCACGCGTGGTGACCTCGACGCCATCCTCTTCCTCGGTGGACGGAATGGCGCTGGCCCGGACGACTACAAACCGGATGAACCAGCGACAGACAGCGACTACTCAGCCGAGTAGATTATGATATAGTCGGATGTGATACGCAGTGGGTATCCCCATACTTTTGTTCGCACTTCCAGCTGTGGATTCTCCCACGTTAAGTTCGAAACTGCAGAGAAGTCAATGAACTTCCTCATCGGGCCATCTTGGTCCGCCAAGTTCTGATCAGCTTGCTTAAACGCCGATAGTAAATCATCCTCAAATAATGCATCGTCGTGTCTTTCAAAAGTGACGAGTTTCTGTTCCTCCGAGAGGGCGAGAGAGTCCGATGGTTTATCCGGCATTACGGAGACACCTATAATGTATCCATTGACAGTCAATAAATAATGAGTGTTACGAAATAACGGGTGAACGATGATGCCTAGGTCGTTGCACTGTATCTACTGCTCTCGGAGTTCGCTGAGCACCCCGCACTCCAGAACGGGTACCTCACTATTGCCGAGTAATGCAGCCTCTTCCATCATGCTGATCGACGATCCGACGAGGACGAACGTCGCGGCTGAACCGTCGAGTTCGTGATCGAACATCGCTTGCAGCACCGAATACTTTGGAGAATCGTACTTCAGAGTTTGATACTTTAGAGTATTTTCTGAGACTCGGCTTCTCGTACTCGGGTCCAGTAGGAAGACGAGTTCGGAACCGACGCCGACCCGACGGACATCGAGAATCCCCTCAAAGCATTACGTTCACGATACGATGGCCGACTCCTCAAAGCTCCACAAAGTGATGGGCTGCGAACCGCAAAGAATCGGTTCCTGTCTATCGATTCGCGGTTCGAATATTCGGATGTGGGTTTCGATTGCAGAAGGGTGTCAGAACAAAGAACACATTCCCCAATGAATTATTGAAGTAGTAACCATTTAGATGGCTGGAGTTAATATGGAGGAGACAAATTCCTAACCAGTGCGTCTCCTCGACCGCCTCAGCGAGGTCGTCGACGACGAGCCCACAACGGTGTGGGAATGTCGACGCTGCGGCGAAACGCTCGCAGCGGACACGGAGGCATGTCCCAACTGCGGCGCCAGCGAGATCACCTGTTACCGATTCAGCTAGGCAATCGATGGCATCCTCCTCGCCGTGAACGGCGAGGCCTCCCGTACCGCATTTGGGATAGCGTTGCGCACGCCGGGCAAGCTTATCGAGGAGTCCGAACGCGTTCGAGTCCGCTGAGGCACGTTCACACGCGAATTCTTCGAAAACACTATTGGTTTTGGAAACAACATGTCTCGAATATGGGTCCCCGTGAAGAACTCAAAGTGAAGGTCCAGCGTCGCACGGACAGCATCGTCGACGCTGCGGCCGACGGCACGGCAGCCGTCTGTCTCCGTGACCCGGACTACACCGTCGAGGAGTACGAGTCACTCGATATCGTCGAGCAGATCGAGCAAGCGTGCCCCGAAGACATCGAGATGCGTGTGTACGTCACCGTGCGCCCGGGCGGCGTCGGCGTCGCCTGAATCAGCGACAGATGGGACCGATTATGCCAACGAGAGGGGAGAGAAAGCCGCTGCCACGGTGAACCGCCTCGGGGTCAAGCCCCGAGGCTTCCCGATTCAACGACGCGACTTGCAGGAACCGACGGAGACTGCCCTCCGTCGGTTTCCACAGCGGTCGCAGTCTCCACGGGCGTCACTTCGGCCTGTCCCAGACCTAACTCCTGAAGACCGCGAGCAAGAACATTCAGCGACGCATTTGCGTCCCTATCCGCCTCGAACCCACAACTCGGGCAACTGTGTTCCCGCACCCACAACGGCTTCTCCGTCTCAACACCACACTCGGCGCACTCTTTCGTCGTGCCACGCGGGTTCACTTGGACGACGTGCGTGCCGTACAGGTCGCCTTTGTATTCCAGCATCTCGATGAATCCGCGCCACGCAGCATCCTGCTTGTTCCGCGCATTCCCGCGCTGTTGAAGCATACCAGAGACGTTCAAATCCTCCACGAACACGGCGTCATACTCTTTGACGAGCCACGTCGTGAGTTTGTGCTGGAAATCCTCAACCTTCCGCTTGATCCTTCGCTTGACCGTGGCAACCTCACGCCGTTGTTCCTCCCAGTTGTTGCTCCCGTGTTCTTTCCGGGAGAGATTGCGCTGTTCCCGACGCAGGCGGTCGTACTCGTCAGAGAGGTCGAGCCAGTCCACGCTGTCGCCATCGCTCGTGTAGATGTAGTTCTGGATACCGAGATCGATGCCAACGCAATCCTCGGCATCCAAGTCATCTACGTCGGATTTCTCGGGGAGCATGGCGTCTTCGACTTCGAGGCCGAACGTGACGTACCACTCACCAGTCATCTCCTTCTTCAGAGTGACCTCTTTGATGGTGGCGTTGCTGGGGATTTCTCGGTGGTAGCGGATGGGGATGTCACCGATTTTGGAGAGCCAGAGGGTCGCATGTCGGCCACTCGTGTTTTTGAGTTCGAAGCCGGACTGCGAGTACGTCATGCTCTGGTACTCTCGCGGTGCCTTCCACTTGATCCACCCAACCTTGTGTCCGTTCTGCTTCTTCTCTTTGAGGGTGGAGAGGTTGTCGTAGAACCGTTCGACGGTTTTCTGCAACGCCTTCGAGTGGACTTCTTTGAAGACGGGCCACTCCGTTTTCCACTCGGTGAGGCGTTTCTGGTGTTGGTACGCCGAGCCGATGTTGTCCTCGTCGGTGTTGAGGGCGTTGTATTCGTGGCGGGTGTGGTTGTAGGCTTGGCGGTGGATGTCGATGTGGCGTTCCACTTCCGCAGCCACACCTGTTCGGTCAGGGTAGGCGCGGAAGCGGTAGTCGTACCACATCGCTGTACCTCGATTATCGGTGTGTTTCGACTTAGTGGTTTGGTTGACGAGTTGTCGGCTTCATCCACGGGGTCAAGCCCCGTGGCATTCGCCTCGACAGCCTGTAAAAGTGAATGGACATCCACTCTGCAGCGGCTTTCAGGGGGAGCGGATTCGCTGACCGCTTATCCGTGTCAGCGTGGAAACCGCTGACAAGAGACACATATGAACCAGTACATTTTATAGTTTCGATGAGTGGGTCCGTTATTTTACTCATCACCGCCGTGTCCGATTCCCCCGCGTGTCGATCTCCTCGACCCACGGCGGCGCTTCCGGCCGCTCGACATCCGACTCGACGCGGTATCGGACCGTCATCCCGCTTCCCGGCCCCGTCAGCGCGTCCCACCACGTCTCGGCGTCCACGACCGTCGCCTCGACGTCGGCGTGCAGCACGCGACCGTCGTCGGGGGCGACGAGCACCTCCCCGTTCGTCGTGCGGACCCACGTCGCCCGTCGATCACCGAGCAGGCCGTACGCGCGTGTCACCCAGCCCGGCTCGGCGGCGTAGCGGACCACCTCCCGACCGTCGAAGCGGGTCGTGCCGCGCCGCTCGTACGGCACCTGTGCGAGCATCGACAGCGGGACGTCGGTGCCGAAGACAGTGCCGGCATTCACGCCGTCCCGGTCGGCGGTGTACACCGTCCGCGTGGCGTCGACCGCGCGGACGAACTCCTCGCTGTCCCGGTAGGCGTCCCGGAAGCTCCGGTAGTCGGCGGCGTTCATCCAGGTCTGGCGGGTGAAGCTCCCGTTGCGCTCGTAGCGGACGATCGTGGTCCGGCCGTCCGGGCCGCCGTAGCTCCACCGGATGAGCGTCACGGACGGGTCGCCGGGCACGAACGTCCGGGTGCCCGTGATCGAGTACGTCTCCCCGTCGACGGTCGTGTGCAGGCGGGCGACGACGCGGTAGGAGTCGTCGACCGGGAACGTCGTGTCCGCCGCCTCGAACGGGAGTTCGCTGGGGGTCTGGGGCGCTGGCTCGTGGACGAACAGCCCCCACCATCCGCCCGCCGACAC
It encodes the following:
- a CDS encoding RNA-guided endonuclease TnpB family protein, translating into MWYDYRFRAYPDRTGVAAEVERHIDIHRQAYNHTRHEYNALNTDEDNIGSAYQHQKRLTEWKTEWPVFKEVHSKALQKTVERFYDNLSTLKEKKQNGHKVGWIKWKAPREYQSMTYSQSGFELKNTSGRHATLWLSKIGDIPIRYHREIPSNATIKEVTLKKEMTGEWYVTFGLEVEDAMLPEKSDVDDLDAEDCVGIDLGIQNYIYTSDGDSVDWLDLSDEYDRLRREQRNLSRKEHGSNNWEEQRREVATVKRRIKRKVEDFQHKLTTWLVKEYDAVFVEDLNVSGMLQQRGNARNKQDAAWRGFIEMLEYKGDLYGTHVVQVNPRGTTKECAECGVETEKPLWVREHSCPSCGFEADRDANASLNVLARGLQELGLGQAEVTPVETATAVETDGGQSPSVPASRVVESGSLGA